GCTGAATCCGCCCGACGCCAACAATATGTGCACCTGGGCCATGCGTAGCCTGCTGATTGAGGATGGCAACCGCCTCATCCTCATCGACAACGGCATGGGCAACAAGCAAGACGAGAAGTTCAGGTCGCACTTTTACCCACACGGCGATGACACGCTGGAGAATTCACTGCGGCAGCGAGGCTTCACGTCCGCCGATATTACCGACGTATTTTTGACCCACTTACACTTCGACCACTGCGGTGGCTCGGTGGTGCGTACGCCGGGGGGCAAATTGGAAGTGGCTTTCCCCAATGCTACCTATTGGTCAAACGAGGCGCACTGGAAATGGGCCGTGACGCCGAATGCGCGCGAGAAAGCCAGCTTTCTCAAGGAGAATATTCTGCCAATTCAAGAAAGCGGGCACTTGCGGTTTCTGGCGCCTGGTGCAGCTTCGGCGCTGCCGCAGTTTCGGGAAATAATTTTTGCTGACGGCCACACAGAGAAAATGATGGTGCCAGTGCTGGAGTATAAAGGCCGTACGCTGGCGTTTATGGCCGATTTGCTGCCTTCAGCAGGACACATTCCGTTGCCGTACGTGATGGGATATGATGTGCGTCCGTTAGAGACGTTGAGCGAAAAGGAAGCCGTACTCAACCGCGCTGCTGCCGAAAACTGGGTGCTTCTGCTGCAACACGACCCCACTAGTGCTGCCTGCACCGTGCAGGCCACCGATAGAGGGGTGCGCCTGGCGGAAACGCTGCGCGTGGAAGATCTTTAACTCGCTGTAATACCAGATGCGGGAAATCGGCTTGGCGTTATCAGGAGGTGGGGCGCGTGGCATTGCGCATCTGGGCGTGCTGGCGGCGCTGGATGAGCTAGAAATTCCGATTGGCCGGTTGGTAGGAGTGAGCTCGGGGGCAATTGTGGGGGCTTTTTATGCAGCTGGCTTCAAGCCGGCTGAGGTACTGCGCCTGTTTACGGCCATGCCTATTACCCGCTTGCTACGCCCGGCATTTAGTCGGCATGGGTTACTCAATCTGGATGCAGTTAAACAACTCTTGGAAGAGCATCTGGGGGGCAATTTTACCTTCGCCGATTTGCAGCGCCCGCTCACGCTGGTAGCAACTGATTTGGTGGAAGGTGTGTCGGTGTACTTTTCGGAGGGGCCATTGCTGCCGGCCTTGCTGGGGTCGTCGGCGGTGCCGGTGCTTTATCGGCCCGTGGAGTATCAGGGGCGGCAGCTGGTGGATGGCGGCTTACTGAATAACCTGCCCGTAGAGCCGCTGCTAGATCAGGATGTTGTCATAGTTGGTGTGCATTGCAACCCCGTAAATCCGGCGGCGCGTATCACTACATTTCGGAGCCTAGTAGAGCGGACTTTGCTGCTAGGCATCAATGCCAATACGCCCGCCCGCCGTCTGCGCTGCGATTTGCTTATTGAGCCACCTGAACTGCGCAACTTCCGCACGCTCAGCTACCGCCGGGCCACGGAGCTCTACGATATCGGCTATCACTACACGATAAGTCTGGCGCCGCAGCTGCGCGCCCTTCAATAAGTACCGACGTTGCTCAAAAATTCCCTAGTTTTAACCCTGGGGGGCATTTTTTCGTTGGTCCACCAAAAAATCAATATGCCAAGAGCCTCTACTACGCCTTTCTTCTGGTACTACTTTTCTAAATTCTGGTTTTGGATAACCGGCTGGAAACTGGTTTCGCGGGTGCCGCCGGGCATCACGAAGGCCATCATGATTGCGGCTCCGCATACTAGCAACTGGGATATTCTCTACGCTCGCGCTTCCTTTTTTCTGATGAATGTGCCCGTGCGCTTCACTGTAAAAAAAGAGTGGGTCGATAATCCGTTTGTGGGCTGGCTGATGCGCTCCTTAGGCGCGTTGCCCGTTGATCGGAGCCGCAATAATAGCCTTGTGGATGGCATGATAAAGCTGTTTAAGGAACGCGATGATCTGGTGATTCTTATCACGCCGGAAGGCACTCGGCAATATCAGCCCAAGTGGCGCAAAGGGTTTTATTATGCGGCTGAGGGAGCCAATGTGCCGATTCTGCTGGGTTTTCTGGACTATAAAAACAAAGAATCGGGCGTAGGCGGACCAATTTATCCTACGGGAAATTACGAGGCCGACTTAGAGCAGATTCAAGCCTTTTACCGAACAAAAACGGGCAAGTATCCGGAGAAAGGCGTGCGCTAATAAGCGCTTGACTCCTCTTGGTAAAAAATACGATTAGCTTTCCCACCATTTACGCACTCTGTTCCATGGAGAAGATCCAGACGATACTCATCATTTTGTTGGGGTTAGGCGTTTTTGTGTGGCGCATGGTGCAAAAAGCCCGCGAAATGGCAGCCCGTGAATCGCGTGAGCGACCCGCGCTGCCGAAGGCTCCTGGTTTGCCCACTACCTCTTTTCAGGAGTTGCTGGAGCAAATGAAGTCGCAGAATAAAGCTGGTAATCAACCTCAGCCAGCTGCCAGTCGACCTACTACGCCGGCTGGTCGTCCGTTGCCCCGCGAGCAGGCACCTGTGGCGCACAGCTTGGAACGCACGGAGGTTGACCCCCGATCCTTAGAAACGATGCCACCAGCGCGCTCCTTGGAGGCGCCTACGCGGCAGCCGCGCTTGGCAGCTAGCTTGCCCCGTGCGACTGCTTTGCCAGCTCGCGAGGATTACTGGACCCGCCAAGCCGCGCACAGCCCCGACGAAGCCCGGCAGGCTGCCCGTCGCCGCGTGCAGGCTATGTTGCGGAACCCCGCTGATTTGCGGGCCGCCTTTGTTCTTAGCGAGATTCTTAAACCAAAATACGAGTAGCTCAGACTTAGTTGATTACCTCTGGGGGGCAAAAAGCAGCTGGCACCGCTGAAATCCGATGTTTCGGTTCAGCGGTGCCAGCTGCTTTTGTGAAGCGAACTTTTGC
The window above is part of the Hymenobacter radiodurans genome. Proteins encoded here:
- a CDS encoding MBL fold metallo-hydrolase — protein: MNLYTIDTGLFKLDGGAMFGVVPKSMWQKLNPPDANNMCTWAMRSLLIEDGNRLILIDNGMGNKQDEKFRSHFYPHGDDTLENSLRQRGFTSADITDVFLTHLHFDHCGGSVVRTPGGKLEVAFPNATYWSNEAHWKWAVTPNAREKASFLKENILPIQESGHLRFLAPGAASALPQFREIIFADGHTEKMMVPVLEYKGRTLAFMADLLPSAGHIPLPYVMGYDVRPLETLSEKEAVLNRAAAENWVLLLQHDPTSAACTVQATDRGVRLAETLRVEDL
- a CDS encoding 1-acyl-sn-glycerol-3-phosphate acyltransferase; translation: MPRASTTPFFWYYFSKFWFWITGWKLVSRVPPGITKAIMIAAPHTSNWDILYARASFFLMNVPVRFTVKKEWVDNPFVGWLMRSLGALPVDRSRNNSLVDGMIKLFKERDDLVILITPEGTRQYQPKWRKGFYYAAEGANVPILLGFLDYKNKESGVGGPIYPTGNYEADLEQIQAFYRTKTGKYPEKGVR
- a CDS encoding patatin-like phospholipase family protein yields the protein MREIGLALSGGGARGIAHLGVLAALDELEIPIGRLVGVSSGAIVGAFYAAGFKPAEVLRLFTAMPITRLLRPAFSRHGLLNLDAVKQLLEEHLGGNFTFADLQRPLTLVATDLVEGVSVYFSEGPLLPALLGSSAVPVLYRPVEYQGRQLVDGGLLNNLPVEPLLDQDVVIVGVHCNPVNPAARITTFRSLVERTLLLGINANTPARRLRCDLLIEPPELRNFRTLSYRRATELYDIGYHYTISLAPQLRALQ